A single Nicotiana tabacum cultivar K326 chromosome 5, ASM71507v2, whole genome shotgun sequence DNA region contains:
- the LOC107819810 gene encoding uncharacterized protein LOC107819810, with amino-acid sequence MVKERSMACRYFNKFTDAEGVKKARCKFCSEEYVADTKHSGTSNLLLHIHKCLTNPYKAKGSQKTLGFQPHGLTGDVLVIPWKFDQEACRRDLARMIIKDELPLFLLKKMDLETL; translated from the coding sequence atggttaAAGAAAGATCAATGGCTTGTCGCTACTTCAACAAGTTCACTGATGCCGAGGGTGTGAAAAAAGCGAGATGCAAGTTTTGTTCAGAAGAATATGTAGCTGATACCAAGCACAGCGGCACAAGCAATTTGTTATTGCATATTCACAAATGTCTGACCAATCCCTACAAGGCAAAAGGTAGCCAGAAAACATTAGGTTTTCAACCGCATGGTCTAACAGGTGATGTTTTAGTTATCccttggaaatttgatcaagagGCATGTAGGAGGGATTTAGCTCGTATGATCATTAAAGATGAACTTCCTTTATTTTTGCTGAAAAAGATGGATTTAGAGACTTTGTGA